TGTCCGGTGACAATGCGCCGGGCCCCACGGTCCCTCGAGCCCGGCGTCCGCACGGTGTACTCGTGGTAGTAGCCGCGCCGGTGCCGGGGCAGCAGGCGCTCGAAGTTGCCGAAGACGACGCCGTCCTGGGCGTACGGGAAGGGGCCGCCCTTGTCGATGAGGGCGAGGGTCCCCCGAGCCTCGGCCGGGAGCCGGGACAGCTTGACGGTGGCCATGTGGCCGGCCCACGACGGTGCCGGCGGGGAGGCGCCGGTGGTGTGCGGGGAACACCCGGTGAGCAGGACGGTCAGGCAGAGGAACAGGCCCGCGAGCACGCGGGGGACGTACCGCGTCAGCATGGCGTCGATGCTGCCACGGCTGCCCCCGCGCGCCCGGTTGTCAGGACCCGTCCGGGTCCGCCCGGTTCAGGGCCGGCTTCGGGGTCGGGCCCGCCGTCATCAGGTAGTCCGCCGCCGACGTGTCCGTCACCAGGCTGGTGACGAGCCCGGAGCGCAGCACCGCGTCGATCGCTGCCG
The Streptomyces sp. CGMCC 4.7035 DNA segment above includes these coding regions:
- a CDS encoding guanyl-specific ribonuclease; the protein is MLTRYVPRVLAGLFLCLTVLLTGCSPHTTGASPPAPSWAGHMATVKLSRLPAEARGTLALIDKGGPFPYAQDGVVFGNFERLLPRHRRGYYHEYTVRTPGSRDRGARRIVTGQGGEIYYTGDHYKSFRAVLR